A stretch of Gemmobacter fulvus DNA encodes these proteins:
- a CDS encoding pyridoxal-phosphate-dependent aminotransferase family protein, giving the protein MKTGLAHLYIPGPTNVPEVVRRAMNVPMQDHRASDFDQLTGSIFEDLKAVYGTTKGRVALFPGSGTGCWEAAITNTLNPGDKVLMARHGHFSHLWVEMAKKLDLDVQVVDVAWGAGVPVNEFARILGADRHGDIKAVFVTHNETATGVTSDVAAVRAVLDGALHDALLFVDGVSSIGSIPFRMDDWGVDLAVTGSQKGLMSPAGMGMLAISEKALRAAQTSKMRRAFFDLADMLKQHDLGSFPYTPPVPLLHGLKAALNRMMDEGLPNIHARHKRLANGVRRAVAAWGLDLCAEHPTLYSDTVTAIRTPEGVDARDVIRIAYDRYNCSLGSGLGPLSGKAFRIGHLGDLNEGMCLTAIALAEMALVEAGARIKLGSGVAAAQEAYVMRPAEAKLRLAAE; this is encoded by the coding sequence ATGAAAACAGGACTTGCACATCTTTACATTCCCGGCCCGACGAATGTGCCGGAGGTTGTGCGCCGCGCCATGAATGTGCCGATGCAGGATCACCGCGCGTCGGATTTCGATCAGCTGACCGGCAGCATTTTTGAAGATCTGAAGGCGGTTTATGGCACGACCAAGGGCCGCGTCGCCCTGTTTCCCGGCTCGGGCACCGGTTGCTGGGAAGCGGCGATCACCAACACGCTCAATCCGGGCGACAAGGTGCTGATGGCGCGCCACGGGCATTTTTCGCATCTCTGGGTGGAGATGGCGAAAAAGCTGGACCTGGACGTGCAGGTTGTGGATGTCGCCTGGGGCGCGGGCGTTCCGGTGAATGAATTCGCGCGGATCCTGGGGGCCGACCGGCATGGCGACATCAAGGCCGTGTTCGTAACCCACAATGAAACGGCAACCGGGGTCACCTCGGATGTGGCGGCGGTGCGGGCGGTGCTGGACGGGGCGCTGCATGATGCGCTGCTGTTTGTGGATGGCGTCTCGTCGATCGGCTCCATTCCGTTCCGCATGGATGACTGGGGCGTCGATCTGGCGGTGACGGGCAGCCAGAAAGGGCTGATGAGCCCGGCCGGCATGGGCATGTTGGCGATCAGCGAAAAGGCCTTGCGCGCGGCGCAGACCTCAAAAATGCGCCGGGCGTTCTTTGATCTGGCCGATATGCTGAAACAGCATGATTTGGGCTCGTTCCCCTATACGCCGCCGGTGCCGCTGCTGCATGGCCTGAAGGCGGCGCTGAACCGGATGATGGACGAGGGGCTGCCCAATATCCATGCGCGCCACAAGCGCTTGGCCAATGGGGTGCGCCGGGCCGTGGCCGCCTGGGGGCTGGATCTCTGTGCCGAACATCCGACGCTGTATTCCGATACCGTGACCGCGATCCGCACCCCCGAAGGGGTCGATGCGCGCGACGTGATCCGCATCGCCTATGATCGCTACAACTGTTCGCTCGGTTCCGGGCTTGGCCCGCTGAGCGGGAAGGCCTTCCGCATCGGCCATCTGGGCGATCTGAACGAAGGCATGTGCCTGACCGCGATTGCGCTGGCCGAAATGGCGCTGGTCGAAGCGGGCGCGCGGATCAAGCTCGGCTCCGGCGTGGCCGCAGCACAGGAAGCTTATGTGATGCGCCCGGCGGAAGCCAAACTGCGCCTCGCTGCCGAATAA
- a CDS encoding HpcH/HpaI aldolase/citrate lyase family protein yields MSHTLHPLRRQRLQRSELAVPASNPTMIDKAATGPADYIFLDLEDAVAPPEKEQARKNAIQALNDIDWAAAGKTVSVRINGLDTHYMYRDVVDVMEQAGDRVHTLLVPKVGVPGDLYMVEAMVNQIEQGRGFTTRVGLEALIETALGMANVEAIAQFGGRLEALHFGVADYAASMRARTTNIGGLNPHYPGDQWHSAISRMVIACRAYGLRAIDGPFGDFSDPEGYKEGARRAAALGCDGKWAIHPSQVTLANDVFSPPESEVTKARRIIEELRKAEAEGRGAAALDGKMIDAASERMARNVLVLADAIAGN; encoded by the coding sequence ATGAGCCACACTTTGCACCCGCTGCGGCGTCAACGCCTGCAGCGTTCGGAACTCGCTGTCCCGGCGTCGAACCCCACGATGATCGACAAGGCCGCAACCGGCCCCGCCGATTACATCTTCCTTGATCTGGAGGATGCAGTTGCGCCGCCGGAAAAGGAACAGGCGCGCAAGAATGCCATTCAGGCGCTGAACGATATTGACTGGGCGGCGGCCGGCAAGACGGTCTCAGTGCGTATCAACGGGCTGGATACGCATTACATGTACCGCGATGTGGTGGATGTGATGGAGCAGGCGGGCGACCGTGTGCACACACTTCTGGTGCCGAAGGTCGGCGTGCCCGGCGATCTCTATATGGTCGAGGCCATGGTCAACCAGATCGAACAGGGCCGCGGCTTCACTACCCGCGTCGGGCTGGAGGCGCTGATCGAAACCGCTCTGGGCATGGCCAATGTGGAGGCGATTGCGCAATTCGGCGGCAGGCTTGAGGCGCTGCATTTCGGGGTGGCGGATTATGCCGCCTCGATGCGGGCACGGACCACGAATATCGGCGGGTTGAACCCGCATTATCCGGGCGATCAATGGCATTCTGCGATCAGCCGCATGGTCATTGCCTGCCGGGCCTATGGTCTGCGCGCAATTGATGGCCCGTTCGGCGATTTCAGCGATCCCGAAGGATACAAGGAAGGCGCGCGGCGCGCGGCGGCCTTGGGCTGTGATGGCAAATGGGCGATCCACCCGTCGCAGGTGACGCTGGCCAATGACGTGTTCTCGCCGCCGGAGTCGGAGGTGACCAAGGCCCGCCGCATCATCGAAGAGCTGCGCAAGGCCGAGGCCGAAGGGCGCGGGGCGGCGGCGCTGGATGGCAAGATGATCGACGCGGCTTCGGAACGCATGGCGCGCAATGTGCTGGTGCTGGCCGATGCCATTGCCGGCAACTGA
- a CDS encoding helix-turn-helix domain-containing protein, which produces MQKTFIGPHLRRLRQERGETQSQMAKALGISASYVNLLENNERSVSVAILFRLMDTYGVDWREIAEDDASGLLPDLRTAIQDPLFAETRPDLTQLRAALVHSPDLAQAFLRLHRAYLSASDQLMSFAALDTNAEFASADSAVHDVFRRNRNHFRDLEEAARDFWSGESVERDEIYSALKQRLRQRLGLGVRLMRVEDMPDTLRDYREDLREIRLSEALDHTNRIFQLVHMCGLLEQRELLEQLIARSGLTDARGAARLRVELANYFAAAVLMPYEAFLSEARLTKYDFDHLATRFGVSFEQACHRATTLQRDGAQGVPFFFLRIDKGGNVAKRFNATSFPLAEHGGACPRLDVHTSFRTPGRIVPQFVEMPDRSQFFVFARTVDRPTWARHAQDNRLAVAMGCAVEHVADIGYAEPFVLSGTPMTPVGINCRICPRTHCDQRAHQAVVMPQPVNAMRRGATRFET; this is translated from the coding sequence ATGCAGAAGACCTTCATCGGCCCGCATCTCCGCCGCTTGCGGCAAGAGCGCGGCGAGACGCAAAGCCAGATGGCCAAGGCTCTGGGGATCAGCGCATCCTATGTCAACCTGTTAGAAAACAACGAAAGATCTGTGTCCGTTGCGATCCTGTTCCGGCTGATGGACACCTATGGCGTCGACTGGCGCGAGATTGCCGAAGACGATGCAAGCGGGCTTCTGCCCGATCTGCGCACCGCGATCCAGGACCCGCTCTTTGCCGAAACCAGGCCTGATCTGACCCAGCTGCGGGCGGCGCTTGTGCACAGCCCGGACCTTGCCCAGGCGTTTCTGCGCCTGCATCGTGCCTATCTTTCCGCCAGCGATCAGCTGATGAGCTTTGCGGCCCTCGATACAAATGCCGAATTTGCCTCGGCGGATTCCGCGGTGCATGACGTGTTTCGCCGCAACCGCAACCACTTCCGCGATCTGGAAGAGGCCGCGCGCGACTTCTGGTCGGGTGAGTCGGTGGAGCGGGATGAGATTTACAGCGCCCTCAAGCAGCGCCTGCGCCAGCGTCTTGGCCTCGGCGTGCGCCTGATGCGGGTGGAAGACATGCCGGACACCCTGCGCGATTATCGCGAAGACCTGCGCGAAATCCGCCTGTCAGAGGCGCTGGATCACACCAACCGCATTTTCCAACTGGTGCATATGTGCGGGCTGCTGGAACAGCGCGAGTTGCTGGAGCAACTGATCGCCCGCTCTGGCCTGACCGATGCGCGCGGTGCCGCGCGTTTGCGGGTGGAGCTTGCGAACTACTTCGCCGCAGCGGTGCTGATGCCCTATGAGGCGTTCCTGTCCGAAGCGCGGTTGACCAAATATGATTTCGACCACCTCGCCACCCGCTTTGGCGTCAGCTTTGAACAGGCCTGCCACCGCGCAACTACGCTGCAACGCGATGGCGCGCAGGGTGTGCCCTTCTTTTTCCTCAGGATCGACAAGGGCGGCAATGTGGCAAAGCGGTTCAATGCCACAAGCTTTCCGCTTGCGGAACATGGCGGCGCCTGCCCCCGGCTGGACGTGCATACCAGCTTTCGCACGCCCGGCCGTATCGTGCCCCAGTTTGTGGAAATGCCGGATCGCAGCCAGTTTTTCGTTTTTGCCCGCACGGTTGATCGCCCGACCTGGGCCCGCCACGCGCAGGACAATCGTTTGGCCGTCGCCATGGGATGTGCTGTCGAGCATGTTGCCGACATCGGCTATGCAGAGCCTTTTGTCCTGTCTGGC